A window of Psychroflexus sp. ALD_RP9 contains these coding sequences:
- a CDS encoding T9SS-dependent M36 family metallopeptidase, producing the protein MKYAYIFSLFLTVITYSQTPEKQIHDFLEREAKNEKFFEEDVAYLKLDSHHFSNSLDAHIYYMQQMHNSTPIYNAIGNFVVKDDKVISFTHNFKSNIAGKANETTASLSPIEAVNKLIEILEIETNNQTTRVISAEDTKHYIVKNLGASEESIQVKLMYIENENQLKLSWDISLYETSTLHWWSARIDANSGELINLNDWMLSCNDDHVAHREPKKQHTTENFSVLTATSTNVGTYNAYPLPVESPNHGARTLISNPSNPASPNGWHDTDGNSGAEYTITRGNNVYAQEDRNGNDGNGYSPNGGPGLNFDFPLDFNTTPASYQDASITNLFVWNNFMHDVWFNYGFDEEAGNFQEYNYEASPIFGNDPVLADAQDGSGLNNANFGTPPDGFSPRMQMFLWSPAGQPDPPLSISYPSTLAGDYNGIPAAFGGEIPVNPINANLALALDDPNSLDVLDACEPLTNNTALNNKIVVIRRGSCTFVNKIEQAQNAGALAVIMVNNVPDNPIVMGGDGFSITIPSIMVSQSDGEAIINALLANNTVSATLVNNGPYEIDGDFDNGIISHEYGHGISTRLTGGKSQPNCLFNEEQMGEGWSDWIALMMTLEPGDLGTDGRGIGTFAVSQPINGNGIRPFKYTTNTTANPSSYSLTNNPGLSVPHGVGFVWSTMLWDLTWAFIDEYGYDNDIYNGNGGNNKIMQLVIDGLKLQTCEPGFIDGRDAILQADLIANNGENQCLIWEVFASRGLGYSATQGDSTNRFDQIEAFDLPPISELNCTLASNTFDNNQLILYPNPATNQFKLNFKNNIDVSRIQVEIYNLNGQLVQQTQLSENKIINISSLKSGIYIVKASNNSVSFTEKLIIE; encoded by the coding sequence ATGAAATATGCATACATTTTTTCGTTATTTTTAACTGTTATAACTTACAGTCAAACACCTGAAAAACAAATTCATGATTTTCTTGAGCGTGAAGCAAAAAATGAAAAATTTTTTGAAGAAGATGTAGCCTACCTTAAATTAGATAGTCATCATTTTTCTAACAGCTTAGATGCTCACATTTACTACATGCAGCAAATGCATAATAGCACACCAATTTATAATGCTATCGGGAATTTTGTAGTTAAGGATGATAAAGTTATATCGTTTACACATAATTTTAAGTCAAATATTGCTGGTAAAGCGAATGAAACAACAGCAAGTTTGTCTCCTATTGAAGCTGTAAATAAATTAATTGAAATTTTAGAAATTGAAACAAATAATCAAACAACTCGTGTTATTTCAGCCGAAGATACTAAGCATTATATTGTAAAAAACTTGGGAGCTTCAGAAGAGTCTATTCAGGTTAAGTTAATGTATATTGAAAATGAAAACCAACTCAAGTTAAGCTGGGATATTTCACTTTATGAAACATCAACATTACATTGGTGGAGTGCTCGGATTGATGCAAATTCAGGTGAGCTCATTAATTTAAATGACTGGATGCTGAGTTGTAACGATGATCATGTTGCTCACAGAGAACCTAAAAAGCAACATACAACTGAAAATTTTAGTGTTTTAACTGCAACTTCAACAAATGTTGGTACTTACAATGCTTATCCTTTGCCTGTGGAATCCCCAAATCATGGTGCAAGAACGCTTATAAGTAATCCCTCTAACCCAGCTTCACCAAATGGATGGCACGATACTGACGGCAATAGTGGTGCAGAATACACTATAACCCGAGGAAATAATGTGTATGCTCAAGAGGATAGAAACGGAAATGACGGCAATGGTTATTCACCTAATGGCGGTCCAGGTTTAAATTTTGATTTTCCATTAGATTTTAACACTACACCAGCGTCTTATCAAGATGCATCAATTACAAATTTATTTGTATGGAATAATTTTATGCATGATGTTTGGTTTAATTATGGTTTTGATGAAGAAGCTGGAAATTTTCAAGAGTATAACTATGAAGCATCTCCTATCTTTGGAAATGATCCTGTTTTAGCTGATGCTCAAGATGGCAGCGGCTTAAACAATGCTAATTTTGGCACGCCTCCAGATGGCTTTAGTCCACGTATGCAAATGTTTTTATGGTCACCAGCTGGACAACCTGACCCACCTTTAAGCATTAGTTATCCTTCAACTTTGGCCGGAGACTATAATGGGATTCCCGCTGCATTTGGTGGTGAAATTCCTGTAAATCCTATCAACGCTAATTTAGCTTTAGCCTTAGATGATCCAAATTCATTAGATGTTTTAGATGCTTGCGAACCATTAACAAATAATACCGCCTTAAATAATAAAATTGTGGTTATAAGACGAGGAAGTTGCACGTTTGTAAATAAAATTGAACAAGCCCAAAATGCAGGTGCTTTAGCAGTTATTATGGTAAATAATGTTCCTGACAATCCTATTGTTATGGGCGGCGATGGTTTCTCTATTACTATTCCTTCTATCATGGTTTCTCAAAGTGATGGAGAGGCAATTATTAATGCGTTACTAGCCAATAATACAGTTAGTGCTACTCTTGTTAACAATGGTCCTTATGAAATAGATGGTGATTTTGATAATGGTATTATCAGTCATGAATACGGTCATGGAATTTCTACACGATTAACAGGCGGTAAATCACAGCCAAACTGCTTATTTAATGAAGAACAAATGGGAGAAGGCTGGAGCGACTGGATCGCTTTAATGATGACTTTAGAACCTGGAGACTTAGGAACTGATGGTCGAGGAATTGGAACTTTTGCAGTAAGCCAACCAATTAATGGCAATGGCATTAGACCATTTAAATACACAACTAACACAACTGCAAATCCTTCGAGTTATAGCTTAACAAATAATCCAGGATTATCAGTACCACATGGTGTTGGCTTTGTTTGGTCTACGATGTTATGGGATTTAACGTGGGCTTTTATTGATGAGTACGGCTACGATAACGACATATACAATGGTAATGGTGGCAATAACAAAATTATGCAATTAGTTATTGATGGCTTAAAATTGCAAACATGTGAGCCTGGTTTTATTGATGGTCGAGATGCCATATTACAAGCAGATTTAATTGCTAATAATGGTGAAAACCAGTGTTTAATTTGGGAAGTGTTTGCTTCAAGAGGTTTAGGCTATAGTGCTACTCAAGGTGACTCAACAAATCGATTTGACCAGATTGAAGCTTTTGATTTACCACCAATTTCAGAACTTAATTGTACTTTAGCTTCAAATACATTTGATAATAATCAACTCATTTTATACCCAAACCCGGCAACTAATCAGTTTAAATTAAATTTTAAAAACAACATTGATGTTAGCAGAATTCAAGTTGAAATTTACAACCTAAACGGACAATTAGTTCAACAAACACAACTTTCCGAAAATAAAATTATTAATATAAGTAGTTTAAAAAGCGGAATTTACATTGTAAAAGCGAGCAACAATAGCGTAAGTTTTACTGAAAAATTAATCATTGAGTAA
- a CDS encoding saccharopine dehydrogenase family protein, whose product MTNILIIGAGKSTSALVRYLHEKSKNLNFEITIADKDLNVAKKAANYSSTSAIELDIFKTEERQNAIKEADLVVSMLPARFHIEVAKDCIAFDKNLATASYVSDEMAALDQEVKAKGLTFMNEIGVDPGIDHMSAMQVIDRIRDQGGKMLLFESFTGGLVAPESDDNLWHYKFTWNPRNVVVAGQGGAAKFIQEGQYKYIPYQRLFRRTEFLEVPGYGRFEGLANRNSLAYREVYNIKDIPTLYRGTLRRVGFSKAWNVFVQLGMTDDSYTIENSENMTYREFVNSFLPYSPTDSVELKLRHNLKIDQDDLIWDKLLELEIFNNNKVIGLKNATPAQALQKILEDKWTLNADDKDMIVMYHKFGYELNGKKQQIDSTMVSIGEDQTFTAMARTVGLPLGIAVVKMISGEISKPGVLRPIYPEIYNPILKELETYDIKFSETERDYLGYNPDQL is encoded by the coding sequence ATGACTAACATATTAATAATTGGTGCTGGGAAATCTACTTCAGCATTAGTAAGATATTTACATGAAAAATCTAAAAATTTAAATTTTGAAATCACTATAGCTGATAAAGATTTAAATGTTGCTAAAAAAGCTGCTAATTATAGTTCAACTTCAGCTATAGAATTAGATATTTTTAAAACTGAAGAAAGACAGAATGCCATCAAAGAAGCTGATTTAGTAGTTTCTATGCTGCCAGCGCGTTTTCATATTGAAGTCGCCAAAGACTGCATTGCTTTCGATAAAAATTTAGCTACAGCATCTTACGTATCAGATGAAATGGCGGCACTTGACCAAGAGGTTAAAGCCAAAGGATTAACTTTTATGAATGAAATTGGTGTAGATCCAGGGATTGACCACATGAGTGCTATGCAAGTAATTGATCGTATTAGAGATCAAGGCGGAAAAATGCTTTTGTTTGAATCGTTTACAGGCGGTTTAGTCGCTCCTGAAAGCGATGATAACTTATGGCACTACAAATTTACTTGGAATCCTAGAAATGTTGTTGTAGCTGGACAAGGTGGCGCCGCAAAGTTTATTCAAGAAGGTCAATATAAATATATCCCTTACCAACGTTTATTTAGACGAACTGAATTTTTAGAAGTTCCCGGCTACGGTCGTTTTGAAGGTCTTGCCAACCGAAACTCATTAGCTTATCGCGAAGTTTACAACATTAAAGATATCCCAACACTTTATAGAGGTACATTGCGTAGAGTAGGTTTTAGCAAGGCTTGGAATGTGTTTGTGCAACTAGGTATGACTGATGATTCTTACACGATAGAAAATTCTGAAAACATGACCTACCGTGAATTTGTAAATTCGTTCTTACCTTATTCTCCAACAGATTCAGTTGAACTTAAATTAAGACATAATCTTAAAATTGATCAAGATGACTTAATTTGGGATAAACTTTTAGAACTCGAAATCTTCAATAACAACAAAGTAATTGGCCTTAAAAATGCAACTCCAGCACAAGCATTACAAAAAATTTTAGAAGACAAATGGACGCTCAACGCAGATGATAAAGATATGATTGTAATGTACCATAAATTTGGTTACGAGCTTAATGGTAAAAAACAACAAATCGACTCGACAATGGTTAGCATAGGTGAAGACCAAACATTCACAGCAATGGCAAGAACAGTTGGGTTACCATTAGGAATTGCCGTAGTAAAAATGATCTCTGGTGAAATATCTAAACCTGGAGTTTTAAGACCAATTTATCCTGAAATTTACAACCCGATTTTAAAAGAATTAGAAACTTATGATATTAAATTTTCAGAGACAGAGCGTGATTATCTTGGCTATAACCCAGACCAATTGTAA
- a CDS encoding DUF423 domain-containing protein — translation MHKKLLGLGLILGGISIVLGAFASHGLENLIAKEAIETFETGVRYQMYQALFLIGVSFYKALLIRQVNLIFWLNLIGVLCFSGSIYGLATNELSSFDFKTIALVTPLGGLMLIIVWFYTAYLVYKKNK, via the coding sequence ATGCATAAAAAGCTTTTAGGCCTTGGACTAATTCTAGGCGGAATTTCAATTGTATTAGGTGCTTTTGCTAGTCATGGTTTAGAAAATTTAATTGCAAAAGAAGCTATTGAAACTTTTGAAACTGGTGTACGCTACCAAATGTATCAAGCCTTGTTTTTAATAGGAGTTAGCTTTTATAAAGCTCTTTTAATCAGGCAAGTTAACTTGATTTTTTGGTTAAATTTAATTGGTGTTTTATGTTTTTCTGGTTCAATTTATGGTCTAGCTACAAATGAATTGTCAAGTTTTGATTTTAAAACAATAGCATTAGTAACACCTTTAGGCGGCTTGATGCTTATTATTGTTTGGTTTTATACTGCTTATTTAGTGTATAAAAAAAATAAATAA
- the pckA gene encoding phosphoenolpyruvate carboxykinase (ATP), which yields MQNNEKVTKTISLTSYGIQSSKVHYQLSSEELHKITVEKNQGVTVNSGALAVNTGEFTGRSPKDRFIVEDAITKDEIWWGDINIPFESDKFDQLYDKVVNYLSDKELFVRDNFACADENYKVKIRHINEYPWSNMFTYNMFLRPNEAELENFTPEWTVINAPGFKADPEVDGTRAHNFAILNFTKKIALVGGTGYTGEIKKGIFSALNFILPVMKNTLPMHCSANVGEDGDTAIFFGLSGTGKTTLSADPERYLIGDDEHGWTNENTVFNFEGGCYAKVIDLTEEKEPDIFRAIKPGAILENVVINNGEVDFKDASITQNTRVSYPIHHIKNIKQPSVGENPKNIFFLTADAFGVLPPISKLTPGQAAFHFISGYTAKVAGTEAGIDEPLPSFSACFGAPFMPLHPTRYAEMLSKKMQEAGVNVWLVNTGWTGGPYGTGSRMKLKYTREMISSALEGLLDQVEFEQHEIFGLHMPKECPNVPNEVLNPKQTWADQEAYDKKAMALAKSFKDNFKQFEDYANEEIINGGPLK from the coding sequence ATGCAAAACAATGAAAAAGTTACGAAAACGATTTCGTTAACATCTTACGGTATTCAATCCTCTAAGGTTCATTACCAACTATCATCTGAAGAACTTCATAAAATAACAGTCGAAAAAAATCAAGGTGTCACAGTAAATTCTGGCGCTTTGGCTGTTAATACAGGTGAATTTACAGGCCGATCTCCAAAAGATCGATTTATTGTTGAAGATGCAATTACAAAAGACGAAATTTGGTGGGGTGATATTAATATTCCTTTTGAATCTGACAAGTTTGATCAACTTTACGATAAGGTTGTTAACTACCTCTCAGATAAAGAGCTTTTTGTTCGGGATAATTTTGCTTGTGCAGACGAGAACTATAAAGTTAAAATTAGACATATAAATGAGTATCCTTGGAGTAATATGTTTACTTACAATATGTTTTTAAGACCAAACGAGGCTGAATTAGAAAACTTTACACCAGAATGGACAGTTATTAATGCGCCAGGTTTTAAAGCTGATCCTGAAGTTGATGGAACACGAGCTCATAATTTTGCAATTCTTAATTTTACAAAAAAAATTGCTCTTGTTGGTGGTACTGGTTACACAGGTGAAATTAAAAAGGGTATTTTTTCTGCCTTAAACTTTATTTTGCCAGTGATGAAGAATACTTTACCAATGCACTGTTCTGCAAATGTTGGTGAAGATGGAGATACAGCTATTTTCTTTGGTTTATCAGGAACAGGAAAAACAACGCTTTCTGCCGATCCAGAACGCTATTTAATCGGAGATGATGAACATGGATGGACAAATGAAAACACGGTGTTTAATTTTGAAGGTGGTTGTTATGCTAAAGTTATTGACTTAACCGAAGAGAAAGAACCTGATATTTTTAGAGCTATAAAACCAGGAGCAATACTAGAAAATGTTGTGATAAATAATGGTGAAGTAGATTTTAAAGATGCTTCGATTACTCAAAATACAAGAGTGAGTTATCCTATTCACCATATAAAAAATATTAAACAACCATCAGTTGGTGAAAACCCAAAAAATATCTTCTTTTTAACAGCTGATGCTTTTGGCGTATTACCTCCTATAAGTAAATTAACTCCAGGTCAAGCAGCATTTCATTTTATAAGTGGTTACACTGCTAAAGTTGCAGGAACCGAGGCTGGAATTGATGAGCCATTGCCAAGTTTCTCAGCTTGTTTTGGCGCGCCATTTATGCCTTTACATCCAACACGATACGCTGAAATGCTTAGTAAAAAGATGCAGGAGGCTGGTGTTAATGTTTGGTTAGTTAATACGGGTTGGACAGGTGGTCCTTACGGTACAGGTAGCAGAATGAAGTTAAAATATACCCGAGAAATGATTTCATCAGCTCTAGAAGGCCTGTTAGACCAAGTTGAGTTTGAGCAACATGAAATTTTTGGTTTACATATGCCTAAAGAGTGTCCTAACGTGCCTAACGAAGTCTTAAACCCAAAACAGACATGGGCAGATCAAGAAGCTTATGATAAAAAAGCAATGGCTTTAGCAAAATCTTTTAAAGATAACTTCAAGCAATTTGAAGATTATGCAAATGAAGAGATAATTAATGGTGGGCCTTTAAAATAG
- a CDS encoding uroporphyrinogen-III synthase encodes MKVKTILISQPEPKVDNSPYAELESKLKVKIDFIPFIHVEGVDSKEVRQQKIDLHNYTAIILTSRNAVDNYFRIAEEMRFKIPDTMKYFCQSEAVAYYLQKYVVYRKRKIYVGKRNFQDLVAYIKKHKDEKFLLPSSDTLKPVIPQQLDKLGIDWTRGIFYKTVVSDLSHLKEVFYDVVVFFSPSGIKSLFENFPDFEQKNTRIAAFGKTTLKAAKEKGLNVQIKAPTPEAPSMTMAIEKYVIDANKKAN; translated from the coding sequence ATGAAAGTTAAGACTATCCTAATCTCTCAACCTGAACCTAAAGTAGATAATTCACCTTACGCTGAATTAGAATCTAAATTGAAGGTAAAGATAGACTTTATACCTTTTATTCATGTTGAAGGCGTTGACTCTAAAGAGGTAAGACAACAAAAAATAGATTTACATAACTACACGGCAATTATTCTTACAAGTAGAAATGCTGTTGACAATTATTTTAGAATCGCAGAAGAAATGCGTTTTAAAATTCCAGATACAATGAAGTACTTTTGCCAAAGTGAAGCCGTTGCTTACTATTTGCAAAAGTATGTGGTTTACAGAAAACGCAAGATTTATGTTGGTAAGCGTAATTTTCAAGACCTTGTGGCTTACATAAAAAAACATAAAGATGAAAAGTTTTTATTACCATCTTCAGACACACTTAAGCCGGTTATACCTCAACAATTAGATAAATTAGGTATCGATTGGACGCGAGGGATTTTTTACAAAACAGTAGTTAGTGATTTATCACACTTAAAAGAAGTCTTTTATGATGTTGTTGTCTTTTTTAGCCCAAGTGGAATTAAATCGCTTTTTGAAAATTTCCCGGATTTTGAACAAAAAAACACTAGAATTGCCGCCTTTGGGAAAACAACTCTAAAAGCTGCTAAAGAAAAAGGTTTAAATGTTCAAATTAAAGCGCCAACTCCAGAAGCACCTTCTATGACTATGGCTATAGAAAAATATGTTATAGATGCAAACAAAAAAGCCAATTAA
- a CDS encoding DUF4271 domain-containing protein yields MEVILRNIATNNWLFLSLLGIGFCMAIAKHLNEATFYLFFKSDLLKSYLAEKERLKFSFNTTEVFLVTSTLLIIYSIIQIYQPRLNINFSPLELTFVGTFVLILKLGFEITIGYLSDSVKLVKLYALTKVSAFIFSTLICYPFFIIYHLNNNLNQKFIYAIFTLFVLINLAIIGFQAYKERNKLLPHWFYFILYICSLEIAPIIIALNWYKF; encoded by the coding sequence ATGGAAGTAATACTTCGAAACATAGCAACTAACAATTGGCTTTTTTTAAGTTTACTTGGTATTGGCTTTTGTATGGCCATTGCTAAACACTTAAACGAAGCTACATTTTATTTATTTTTTAAATCTGATTTATTAAAGTCTTACTTAGCAGAAAAAGAGCGTTTAAAATTTAGTTTTAATACAACTGAAGTATTTCTAGTAACTTCAACGCTTCTTATAATTTATAGCATCATCCAAATATATCAACCTAGGTTAAACATCAATTTTTCGCCACTCGAATTAACCTTTGTAGGTACTTTTGTTTTGATTTTAAAGTTAGGATTTGAAATTACAATTGGTTACTTGTCAGACTCAGTTAAACTAGTAAAATTATACGCTTTAACTAAGGTAAGTGCTTTTATATTTTCAACACTCATTTGCTATCCATTTTTTATTATTTATCACTTAAATAATAACCTAAACCAAAAATTTATTTACGCTATTTTTACACTATTTGTTTTAATTAACCTTGCTATCATTGGTTTTCAAGCATATAAAGAACGAAATAAACTATTACCTCATTGGTTTTATTTTATTTTGTACATTTGCAGCCTTGAAATAGCACCCATAATTATTGCCCTAAATTGGTATAAATTTTAG
- a CDS encoding polyprenol monophosphomannose synthase, with the protein MLKRLVIIPTYNEIENISDIISAIISLPLKFDILVVDDNSPDGTAKKVRELQANFKQIFLEVRNAKNGLGKAYIHGFKWALEQAYDLIFQIDADFSHNPKDLILLNKACEQDNADLAIGSRYLTGVNVVNWPMKRVLMSWLASKYVKIMTGLPIEDTTAGFACFKSKVLKEINLDKIKFIGYAFQIEMKYKAYHKGFSVQEIPIIFTDRTKGTSKMSSKIITEAVFGIIRMRLTKLFGRL; encoded by the coding sequence ATGCTTAAAAGACTCGTCATTATACCAACCTATAACGAAATTGAAAATATATCTGATATTATTTCAGCTATAATTTCGTTACCTCTAAAGTTTGATATTTTGGTTGTTGATGATAATTCACCAGATGGTACGGCTAAAAAAGTACGAGAATTACAAGCTAACTTTAAACAGATTTTTTTAGAAGTTCGTAATGCTAAGAATGGCTTGGGTAAAGCTTATATTCATGGATTTAAATGGGCGTTAGAGCAAGCTTATGATTTAATTTTTCAAATAGATGCAGATTTTTCTCATAACCCCAAAGATTTAATTTTACTCAATAAAGCTTGTGAGCAAGACAATGCAGACCTTGCAATTGGTTCGCGATATTTAACAGGCGTAAATGTTGTAAACTGGCCTATGAAGCGTGTGTTAATGTCTTGGTTAGCTTCTAAATATGTAAAAATCATGACAGGCTTACCTATTGAAGATACAACAGCTGGATTTGCCTGCTTTAAATCTAAAGTTTTAAAAGAAATTAACCTTGATAAAATTAAATTTATTGGGTATGCATTTCAAATTGAAATGAAATATAAAGCTTATCACAAAGGCTTTTCAGTACAAGAAATCCCGATTATTTTTACGGATAGAACTAAAGGAACTTCAAAGATGAGCAGTAAAATTATCACAGAAGCAGTGTTTGGAATTATAAGAATGAGACTAACTAAACTTTTTGGAAGATTATAA
- a CDS encoding dihydroorotase translates to MMEYLIKNAKIVNEGKIVEGDVFVKDQIIAEIDTSISVKSNTTQVIDAEGNFLIPGMIDDQVHFREPGLTHKETILTGSKAAVAGGITSYFEMPNTQPQTTTQTLFQEKCQLANSNSYANFAFMFGGTNDNLEEIKKINPKITPALKLFLGSSTGNMLVDDENVLEQIFKHSPLIIAAHCEDEATIKHNLEKAISNYGEDIPISEHPNIRSEEACYLSSSKAIKLAEKTGARLHVFHLSTAKEMSLFGNKKPLNKKQITAEVCIHHLWFSDKDYQDKGTFIKWNPAVKTEKDRDALWKALNNDKIDVVATDHAPHTKEEKKQIYTKAPSGGPLVQHALPALFEAYHQNKISVERIVEKTAHNPARLFDVEKRGFIKEGYFADLVLVNPNEPWSVNQDNIFYKCGWSPFYGSSFRSRITHTFVNGNLVYKNFKFSDDKPGMQITFER, encoded by the coding sequence ATAATGGAATATTTAATAAAAAATGCAAAAATTGTCAACGAAGGTAAGATTGTCGAAGGTGATGTTTTTGTGAAAGATCAAATTATTGCTGAAATTGATACTTCAATCAGCGTAAAATCTAACACCACTCAAGTTATTGATGCTGAAGGTAATTTTTTGATTCCCGGAATGATCGATGATCAAGTTCATTTTAGAGAACCAGGTTTAACACATAAAGAAACTATTTTAACAGGTTCTAAAGCGGCCGTCGCTGGTGGAATAACGTCTTACTTTGAGATGCCAAATACTCAACCGCAAACCACAACGCAAACTTTATTTCAAGAAAAATGCCAATTAGCTAATAGCAATAGTTACGCAAATTTTGCTTTTATGTTTGGTGGTACCAATGATAATTTAGAAGAGATTAAAAAAATTAATCCAAAAATCACACCTGCATTAAAATTATTTTTAGGGTCATCAACTGGAAATATGCTTGTTGATGATGAAAATGTTTTAGAGCAAATCTTTAAGCATTCGCCATTAATTATTGCAGCTCATTGCGAAGATGAAGCTACCATAAAGCATAATCTAGAAAAGGCTATTTCAAATTATGGTGAAGACATCCCGATTAGTGAACATCCTAACATTAGGAGTGAAGAAGCTTGTTATTTATCATCGTCTAAAGCTATAAAATTAGCTGAAAAAACCGGAGCACGTCTACACGTTTTTCATTTATCAACAGCTAAAGAAATGAGTTTATTTGGTAATAAAAAACCACTAAACAAAAAGCAAATAACTGCTGAAGTTTGCATTCACCATTTATGGTTTTCTGATAAAGATTATCAAGACAAAGGAACATTTATTAAATGGAATCCGGCTGTTAAAACTGAAAAAGATCGTGATGCCTTATGGAAGGCTTTAAATAATGATAAAATTGATGTTGTAGCTACTGATCACGCGCCACACACCAAAGAAGAAAAAAAGCAAATATACACAAAAGCACCTAGTGGTGGCCCTTTAGTTCAGCATGCCTTGCCAGCACTTTTTGAGGCTTACCATCAGAACAAAATTTCAGTCGAAAGAATTGTTGAAAAAACAGCACACAACCCAGCACGATTATTTGATGTAGAAAAACGCGGTTTTATAAAAGAAGGCTATTTCGCAGACTTAGTTTTAGTAAATCCTAATGAACCTTGGTCTGTCAATCAAGATAATATTTTCTACAAGTGTGGTTGGTCTCCTTTTTATGGAAGCTCCTTCAGGTCTAGAATTACACATACTTTTGTAAATGGTAACTTAGTCTATAAAAATTTTAAATTCAGTGATGATAAACCAGGGATGCAAATTACATTTGAGCGTTAA
- a CDS encoding DUF4296 domain-containing protein, which yields MGILLFNLLACQDTYEVNEPDELISKQKMIDIIEDMMLMDAAKNISSRQFRVNDIRLYDVIKTKYDIDSTRLRQNLEYYNQQFEVNIEIYDSVKARLQRRKNSVDSIAIVKDSIKMFNIDRNKKRQDSIKKAKVSVKN from the coding sequence TTGGGTATCTTACTTTTTAACCTTTTGGCTTGCCAAGACACCTATGAAGTAAACGAACCTGACGAACTCATTTCTAAACAAAAAATGATTGACATTATAGAAGATATGATGTTAATGGATGCTGCAAAAAATATTTCTAGTCGCCAATTTAGAGTTAATGACATTAGATTATATGATGTTATTAAAACTAAATATGATATAGATAGTACACGCTTGCGTCAAAACTTAGAATATTACAATCAACAGTTTGAAGTCAATATTGAAATTTATGACTCTGTTAAAGCACGTCTGCAAAGAAGAAAAAATAGTGTAGACTCTATTGCTATCGTTAAAGACAGCATAAAAATGTTTAATATTGATCGAAACAAAAAGCGGCAAGACTCAATAAAAAAAGCTAAAGTCTCAGTTAAAAATTAG